A region from the Halobellus litoreus genome encodes:
- the arsB gene encoding ACR3 family arsenite efflux transporter, which produces MSAVEHEHGPDCECESCGDPRSMDFLDKYLTVWIFGAMAIGVGLGTVAPSVTGPIRNLHLVEIGLVLMMYPPLAKADYSRLPTVFSNWRVLGLSLVQNWLIGPTLMFGLAVVFFSGLVPGLPARPEYFLGLVFIGMARCIAMVLVWNELAEGSTEYVTGLVAFNSLFQIVTYGVYVWFFALFLPPLLGMDALFAGITTFDVTPMQVFEAIVVFLGIPFAGGFLTRYVGTRVKSRAWYEDVFVPTIDPLTLVALLFTVIVMFATQGGAIVASPGDVLLIAVPLTIYFVVMFLVSFGMGRGIGADYSTTTAIGFTAASNNFELAIAVAVAVFGVGSGVAFATVVGPLIEVPVLLALVNVALYFQDRYDWGGYTTGSLDGPAGDAATEPTEPTTDDD; this is translated from the coding sequence ATGAGTGCCGTCGAACACGAGCACGGCCCCGACTGCGAGTGCGAGAGCTGTGGTGATCCCCGGTCGATGGACTTCCTCGACAAGTACCTCACTGTCTGGATCTTCGGTGCGATGGCGATCGGCGTCGGCCTCGGCACCGTCGCACCGTCGGTGACCGGGCCGATCCGGAACCTCCACCTCGTCGAGATCGGACTCGTGCTGATGATGTACCCGCCGCTCGCGAAGGCCGATTACTCCCGGCTCCCGACGGTCTTCAGCAACTGGCGGGTCCTCGGATTGAGCCTGGTGCAGAACTGGCTCATCGGCCCGACGCTGATGTTCGGACTCGCAGTCGTCTTCTTCAGCGGACTCGTCCCCGGACTGCCCGCGCGCCCCGAGTACTTCCTCGGACTCGTGTTCATCGGGATGGCGCGGTGCATCGCGATGGTGTTAGTCTGGAACGAACTCGCCGAGGGCTCGACGGAGTACGTGACGGGGCTCGTGGCGTTCAACAGCCTCTTTCAGATCGTCACCTACGGGGTCTACGTCTGGTTCTTCGCGCTGTTTCTTCCGCCGCTGCTCGGGATGGACGCGCTGTTCGCGGGCATCACGACGTTCGACGTCACGCCGATGCAGGTGTTCGAGGCCATCGTCGTCTTCCTCGGAATCCCGTTCGCCGGTGGCTTTCTGACCCGCTACGTCGGGACTCGGGTCAAGAGCCGCGCGTGGTACGAGGACGTGTTCGTCCCGACGATCGATCCGCTCACGCTCGTGGCGCTGTTGTTCACGGTGATCGTGATGTTCGCGACGCAGGGCGGCGCAATCGTCGCCTCTCCGGGCGACGTCCTGCTGATCGCCGTGCCGCTGACCATCTACTTTGTCGTGATGTTCCTGGTGAGTTTCGGGATGGGACGCGGCATCGGCGCGGACTACTCGACGACGACGGCGATCGGCTTCACCGCGGCCTCGAACAACTTCGAACTCGCCATCGCGGTCGCCGTCGCGGTCTTCGGCGTCGGCTCCGGTGTCGCCTTCGCGACGGTCGTCGGCCCGCTCATCGAGGTACCTGTCCTGTTGGCGCTGGTGAACGTCGCGCTGTACTTCCAAGACCGGTACGACTGGGGCGGGTACACGACCGGCAGCCTCGATGGACCAGCGGGCGACGCTGCGACGGAGCCGACCGAACCGACGACGGACGACGACTGA
- the hmgB gene encoding hydroxymethylglutaryl-CoA synthase: MTAVGIDAIELWTGKLRLDLPNTFAPVKGEDPGKYTKGIGIEYSSLPDVYEDIVTMGANAAKRLMDREGLTPDDIGRIDVATESAFDNSKPVSTYVAGCLEQVYDGDFHHANKGERKFACLSGTQVIDDAYNWIRAGRNRGRAALVIATDTALYERGDPGEATQGAGAVAMLVDEDPDVVALSTEQGYGSADETDFLKPNQQFPSVDGKRSIQVYLARMREALEDYESVAGDTHPDDFVYFPFHTPYPGMVRKAALLGYRHITRGTDIEDALADDIGMQPREADFAEWDDYEEAIRAYMDELKETRRYREWYERAIDPTVRIAGQVGNWYTGSVHLARLSALRAAAEEDADLVGEKLLVGSYGSGAQAEIHAETVQDGWREGVEAVDVEARLDNRYDLSYEEYELVHDVHNHEKEVEVDEFTQPSGEFVFTGWGRMNERRYEYVE, from the coding sequence ATGACTGCCGTCGGCATCGACGCCATCGAACTCTGGACGGGTAAACTGCGACTCGATCTGCCGAATACCTTCGCGCCGGTGAAGGGCGAAGACCCCGGCAAGTACACGAAAGGAATCGGCATCGAGTACTCCTCGCTCCCGGACGTCTACGAGGACATCGTGACGATGGGCGCGAACGCGGCGAAGCGCCTGATGGACCGCGAGGGACTCACCCCCGACGACATCGGTCGGATCGACGTCGCGACCGAGTCCGCCTTCGACAACTCCAAGCCGGTCTCGACGTACGTCGCCGGCTGTTTAGAGCAGGTCTACGACGGCGACTTCCACCACGCGAACAAGGGCGAGCGGAAGTTCGCGTGCCTGTCGGGCACGCAGGTCATCGACGACGCGTACAACTGGATCCGCGCGGGTCGGAACCGCGGGCGCGCGGCGCTCGTGATCGCGACCGACACGGCGCTGTACGAGCGCGGCGACCCCGGCGAGGCCACCCAAGGGGCCGGCGCGGTGGCGATGCTCGTCGACGAGGACCCCGACGTCGTCGCGCTCTCGACCGAACAGGGCTACGGGAGCGCCGACGAGACCGACTTTCTGAAACCCAACCAGCAGTTCCCGAGCGTCGACGGCAAGCGCTCGATCCAGGTGTATCTCGCGCGGATGCGCGAGGCCCTCGAGGACTACGAGTCAGTCGCCGGCGACACCCACCCCGACGATTTCGTCTACTTCCCGTTCCACACGCCGTACCCGGGAATGGTCCGGAAGGCCGCGTTGCTCGGGTATCGCCACATCACTCGCGGCACCGACATCGAGGACGCACTCGCCGACGACATCGGGATGCAGCCGCGCGAAGCCGACTTCGCGGAGTGGGACGACTACGAGGAGGCGATCCGGGCGTACATGGACGAACTGAAGGAGACGCGTCGGTACCGCGAGTGGTACGAGCGAGCGATCGATCCGACGGTCCGGATCGCCGGACAGGTCGGCAACTGGTACACCGGATCGGTCCACCTCGCGCGGCTGTCGGCGCTCCGTGCCGCCGCCGAGGAAGACGCCGACCTCGTCGGCGAGAAACTGCTCGTCGGCTCTTACGGGTCCGGCGCGCAGGCGGAGATTCACGCCGAGACCGTACAGGACGGCTGGCGCGAAGGCGTCGAGGCCGTCGACGTCGAAGCCCGCCTCGACAATCGCTACGACCTCTCGTACGAGGAGTACGAACTCGTTCACGACGTGCACAACCACGAGAAGGAGGTCGAGGTCGACGAGTTCACACAGCCCTCCGGCGAGTTCGTCTTCACCGGTTGGGGACGGATGAACGAACGACGCTACGAATACGTCGAGTAG
- a CDS encoding ArsR/SmtB family transcription factor, with translation MAQATERLRRYLEDELGECRSEDVERRLDELGTLEAALGKTQVEAELDVVSALANETRYTLVRVLVAAEGELCVCELNAVVDVSESGLSHALSKLVDAGLVEGRKDGRWKMYRATNRAVAFVTVIEGSVSGGERGDAPGGE, from the coding sequence ATGGCACAAGCAACGGAGCGGCTCCGGCGCTACTTGGAGGACGAACTCGGGGAGTGTCGAAGCGAGGACGTCGAACGCCGACTCGACGAACTGGGAACGCTCGAAGCGGCGCTCGGGAAAACGCAGGTCGAGGCCGAACTCGACGTCGTGTCGGCGCTCGCCAACGAGACGCGCTACACGCTCGTCAGGGTTCTCGTCGCCGCCGAGGGTGAACTCTGCGTCTGTGAGTTGAACGCGGTCGTCGACGTGAGCGAGAGCGGCCTGAGCCACGCCCTCTCGAAACTCGTCGACGCGGGCCTCGTCGAGGGCCGAAAGGACGGTCGCTGGAAAATGTACCGGGCGACGAACCGGGCGGTGGCGTTCGTCACCGTCATCGAGGGGAGCGTGAGCGGCGGCGAGAGAGGCGACGCACCGGGAGGCGAGTAA
- a CDS encoding metal-sulfur cluster assembly factor: MSAESEESNDVESERPGDVESEGSIDAGAAVAPDTIDRVDADGSVPVSRVCERLREVVDPCSAATGSNLDIVEMGLVKSVDVDDGHVDVEMRLTSPMCHMVPYFYEEVESGVGDLDGVGSVELDTDAGFEWSEELMSEGARRKRQAVLDEQAARYEAERSAERHSDA, from the coding sequence ATGAGCGCCGAATCCGAAGAGTCCAACGACGTCGAATCCGAGAGGCCTGGCGACGTCGAATCCGAGGGATCCATCGACGCCGGGGCCGCAGTCGCCCCCGATACCATCGACCGTGTCGACGCCGACGGGAGCGTCCCCGTCTCCCGCGTCTGCGAGCGCCTCCGCGAGGTCGTCGACCCCTGCAGCGCCGCCACGGGGTCGAACCTCGACATCGTCGAGATGGGACTGGTGAAATCCGTCGACGTCGACGACGGTCACGTCGACGTCGAGATGCGGCTCACCTCGCCGATGTGCCATATGGTTCCGTACTTCTACGAGGAAGTCGAATCCGGCGTCGGCGACCTCGACGGCGTCGGCTCGGTCGAACTCGACACCGACGCCGGGTTCGAGTGGAGCGAGGAGTTGATGTCTGAGGGCGCGAGGAGAAAACGACAGGCAGTTCTCGACGAGCAGGCTGCGCGGTACGAGGCCGAGCGATCGGCAGAGCGTCACTCGGACGCGTAG
- a CDS encoding mechanosensitive ion channel family protein, with protein sequence MIEPLIRLFEGLSASEATLVVLIVSLAAAVAMEFVVLRLAKRYVSATDTEYDNIVFSTLRVPMVVTAALVGVFVLTQVPSVRSSVVIDPGTLDDLFGRPALSILVLVWAYAANKVVNRLVAAVNEEGGRFDFAPVFSNIWTLSVVVGSAGTLLWLWGIEITPLLGAAGVAGIAVGFAAKDTVANFFGGIALYFDDTYKLGDYIVLDDDTAGTVIKVGVRSTTLLTRDEVMVTVPNAALNAAKVTNESAPQRRRRIRVPIGVAYGTDIDAFEELLVEVAMAESLVRDSPKPRARFRSFGDSALQYELLCWVNGPTRRRRAQHELNRALYKALNAAGIEIPYPKRDVTVTGAVPDLATEANAGRTAVHSAEEGVANRRDRHDPA encoded by the coding sequence ATGATCGAGCCACTGATCCGACTCTTCGAGGGCCTGTCCGCGAGCGAAGCGACGCTCGTGGTGCTTATCGTCTCTCTCGCGGCCGCCGTCGCGATGGAGTTCGTCGTCCTCCGACTCGCCAAACGGTACGTCTCCGCCACCGACACGGAGTACGACAACATCGTCTTCTCCACGCTCCGCGTGCCGATGGTCGTCACCGCGGCGCTGGTGGGGGTGTTCGTGCTCACGCAGGTCCCCTCGGTGCGATCGTCGGTGGTAATCGATCCGGGGACCCTCGACGACCTGTTCGGACGACCCGCGCTCTCGATTCTCGTCCTCGTGTGGGCGTACGCCGCCAACAAGGTGGTGAACCGACTCGTCGCCGCCGTCAACGAGGAGGGCGGGCGGTTCGACTTTGCACCCGTCTTCTCGAACATCTGGACGCTGTCGGTCGTCGTCGGCAGCGCGGGGACGCTGCTGTGGCTCTGGGGCATCGAGATCACGCCGCTTCTGGGGGCCGCGGGCGTGGCGGGGATCGCCGTCGGCTTCGCCGCGAAGGACACCGTCGCGAACTTCTTCGGGGGGATCGCCCTGTACTTCGACGACACCTACAAGCTCGGCGATTACATCGTCCTCGACGACGACACCGCCGGGACGGTCATCAAGGTCGGCGTCCGCTCGACGACGCTTCTCACCCGCGACGAGGTGATGGTCACCGTTCCCAACGCCGCGCTCAACGCCGCGAAGGTGACGAACGAGTCCGCGCCGCAGCGCCGCCGTCGCATCCGGGTGCCGATCGGCGTCGCCTACGGGACCGACATCGACGCGTTCGAGGAACTCCTCGTCGAGGTCGCGATGGCGGAGTCGCTGGTTCGCGACTCGCCGAAGCCGCGGGCGCGGTTCCGCTCGTTCGGCGACTCGGCGCTGCAGTACGAACTCCTCTGCTGGGTCAACGGTCCCACGCGACGGCGGCGCGCGCAGCACGAACTCAACCGCGCGCTGTACAAGGCGCTGAACGCGGCCGGGATCGAGATTCCATACCCGAAGCGCGACGTGACAGTCACCGGAGCGGTCCCCGACCTCGCGACCGAGGCGAACGCCGGGAGGACGGCGGTCCACTCCGCAGAGGAGGGCGTCGCTAACAGGCGCGACAGGCACGATCCGGCGTAG
- a CDS encoding rubrerythrin-like domain-containing protein codes for MPHGHDRDSRNASGTDSTYECLRCGSIVEASSNPGTCECGGQFQNRRKSLE; via the coding sequence ATGCCCCACGGTCACGACCGGGACAGCCGGAACGCGTCAGGCACCGACTCGACCTACGAGTGCCTGCGATGCGGCAGCATCGTCGAAGCGAGTTCCAACCCCGGGACCTGCGAGTGCGGTGGGCAGTTTCAGAACCGGCGCAAGTCCCTGGAGTAA
- a CDS encoding MFS transporter, giving the protein MTSGRTATEADESGPFHAFRQFFALERDVLVLSLAMFAFSLGFQMTNRFLPEYLVALGASGFVVGLFGTVGNVVSAVYPYPGGAISDRIGSRHALTLFGLVSTLGFGLWLVAPGIGPLSVAGLTVEPWVWIFAGLLLAQAWKSFGLGATFAVVKQATDPSRLAAGFASTETFRRTAFLLGPVLAAVLIGLHPAFTVSFRYVLGVAVVFGVVGTVAQHLLYDASEDTIGGSFAGLARIRRDLGEMPSELRPLLVGDTLVRFANGMVYVFFVLVVTRTYGVGLETTVSLAGLSYAVDLSPAAFFGYLLGVEMLVALLVMAPAAKAAERVGLKPVVALGFAVYAVFPVVLINAPATSVAMVVVFAFSGLRFAGLPSHKALIVGPAQQGAGGRVTGTYYLLRNTVVIPSAALGGALWEFVSPEVAFSVAAAVGIVGTGYFLLFGEEFEAYA; this is encoded by the coding sequence ATGACGTCGGGACGAACTGCGACCGAGGCGGACGAGTCGGGACCGTTTCACGCCTTCCGCCAGTTCTTCGCGCTCGAACGCGACGTCCTGGTGCTGTCGCTCGCGATGTTCGCGTTCAGCCTCGGCTTCCAGATGACGAACCGCTTCCTCCCGGAGTACCTGGTCGCCCTCGGCGCGAGCGGGTTCGTCGTCGGGTTGTTCGGGACCGTCGGCAACGTCGTCTCCGCGGTGTACCCCTATCCCGGCGGCGCGATCTCCGATCGGATCGGCTCGCGGCACGCGCTCACGCTGTTCGGCCTGGTGTCGACGCTCGGGTTCGGCCTCTGGCTCGTCGCGCCTGGCATCGGACCGCTCTCAGTCGCCGGCCTGACCGTCGAGCCGTGGGTCTGGATCTTCGCCGGCCTCCTCCTCGCGCAGGCGTGGAAGTCGTTCGGACTCGGGGCCACCTTCGCGGTCGTCAAGCAGGCGACCGATCCGTCCCGGCTCGCGGCGGGTTTCGCCAGCACCGAGACGTTCCGGCGGACCGCGTTCCTGCTCGGCCCCGTGCTCGCGGCCGTCCTCATCGGTCTGCATCCGGCGTTCACGGTGAGCTTCCGGTACGTCTTGGGCGTCGCGGTCGTCTTCGGCGTCGTCGGGACCGTCGCGCAGCATCTGCTGTACGACGCGAGCGAGGACACGATCGGCGGTTCTTTTGCGGGCCTCGCGCGGATCCGTCGGGATCTCGGGGAGATGCCGAGCGAACTTCGCCCGCTCCTCGTCGGCGACACGCTCGTCCGCTTCGCCAACGGGATGGTCTACGTCTTCTTCGTGCTCGTGGTCACGCGGACCTACGGGGTCGGCCTGGAGACGACAGTCTCGCTCGCGGGACTCTCCTACGCCGTCGACCTCTCGCCGGCCGCGTTCTTCGGCTACCTGCTCGGCGTCGAGATGCTGGTCGCGCTGCTGGTGATGGCTCCCGCCGCGAAGGCGGCCGAACGCGTGGGACTGAAGCCCGTCGTCGCGCTCGGTTTCGCCGTCTACGCCGTCTTCCCGGTCGTCCTGATCAACGCGCCGGCGACCTCGGTGGCGATGGTCGTCGTCTTCGCGTTCTCGGGCCTCCGGTTCGCCGGGCTTCCCTCCCACAAGGCGCTGATCGTCGGCCCCGCACAGCAGGGTGCCGGTGGACGCGTCACCGGAACGTACTACCTGTTGCGAAACACTGTCGTGATCCCGAGCGCGGCGCTCGGTGGCGCCCTCTGGGAGTTCGTGAGCCCCGAGGTGGCGTTCTCCGTCGCGGCCGCCGTCGGTATCGTCGGCACGGGCTACTTCCTCCTGTTCGGCGAGGAGTTCGAGGCGTACGCGTGA
- a CDS encoding ABC transporter ATP-binding protein, translating into MRLAVDGLSHRYGDELAVDDVSFGIEAGELVALVGPSGCGKTTVVQSVAGHVRPTAGRIALRGEDVTGVPPEDRGISVVFQRSTLYPHMTVGENVAYGIAARGIDPARRDQLVDDHLKLVSLREQREARPAELSGGQRRRAELARALAPSPDVLLLDEPLSALDRTLRIRLREEIARIQRETGVTTLFVTHDQEDAMALADRLVVMNGGRIAGSGRPRELYESPPGPFVASFLGRSNTFSGAISGGAPLRIRAGEQEIELPSVEADVPDGTTVTCHVHPEDLSIRDPDVETALPSIAGRVSRVADVGRRYDVTVSVGDGAELVAEHASSPPAVDDAVAVAFAADRLHLFDRDEGRRVTLLET; encoded by the coding sequence ATGAGGCTCGCGGTCGACGGGCTCTCGCATCGCTACGGCGACGAACTGGCCGTCGACGACGTGTCGTTCGGAATCGAGGCGGGCGAGCTGGTCGCGCTGGTCGGCCCCAGCGGCTGCGGGAAGACGACCGTCGTCCAGTCCGTCGCGGGCCACGTCCGCCCGACGGCCGGGCGGATCGCGCTCCGCGGCGAGGACGTGACTGGCGTGCCGCCCGAGGACCGCGGGATCAGCGTCGTCTTCCAGCGGTCGACGCTGTATCCGCACATGACCGTGGGCGAGAACGTCGCCTACGGGATCGCGGCCCGCGGTATCGACCCCGCTCGCCGGGACCAACTCGTCGACGACCACCTGAAGTTGGTGTCGCTCCGCGAACAGCGGGAGGCGCGGCCGGCCGAGTTGAGCGGCGGGCAGCGGCGACGCGCGGAACTGGCTCGGGCGCTGGCCCCGTCGCCGGACGTGCTGCTGCTCGACGAGCCGCTGTCGGCGCTCGATCGGACGCTGCGCATCCGGTTGCGGGAGGAGATCGCGCGGATCCAGCGGGAGACCGGCGTGACCACGCTGTTCGTCACGCACGACCAGGAGGACGCGATGGCCCTCGCCGACCGCCTCGTCGTGATGAACGGCGGTCGGATCGCCGGCAGCGGACGGCCGCGAGAGCTCTATGAGTCCCCGCCGGGACCGTTCGTCGCGTCGTTCCTCGGCCGGTCGAACACGTTCTCGGGCGCGATCTCGGGAGGGGCCCCGCTCAGGATCCGGGCGGGCGAACAGGAGATCGAGCTCCCGAGCGTCGAGGCGGACGTGCCGGACGGCACGACCGTCACCTGTCACGTGCACCCCGAGGACCTCTCGATCCGTGATCCCGACGTGGAGACCGCGTTGCCCTCGATAGCGGGTCGGGTCAGTCGCGTCGCGGACGTCGGCCGCCGGTACGACGTGACCGTCAGCGTCGGCGACGGAGCAGAACTGGTCGCGGAACACGCGTCGTCGCCGCCGGCGGTCGACGACGCCGTCGCGGTCGCCTTTGCGGCGGACCGACTACACCTGTTCGACCGCGACGAGGGCCGGCGGGTCACGCTCTTGGAAACCTGA
- a CDS encoding amidohydrolase family protein, with translation MSELDDVFVADAVVHAYNQAESNFRVPRYAQQVAEIGVGLESKMPEGYRRTRESFLSDWPIEETENSLFRESRTDFAVVHPQSITVFHDGLTAEAKAREFVERNPTRAAALASVDAVGMEDPQAELTRQVEAFDPHGVKVYPSYWEQDGTHHGFKMDDPEVAFPLWEHAADLGLDVVAVHKALPFGAVPMDSYKVGDVEEAAASFPDLTFEIVHGGLSFAKETGWQIARHPNVYVNLELTLAELVTSPESFAETLEDLLYGGGEQALDKILWGTGAPHFHPGLLLERFWEYDFPEMKSFSGTFEITKEDKKKILGENWAEAHGFDIDEIRSETEDDQYSDVELTDEWQSTGFEVAE, from the coding sequence ATGAGCGAACTGGACGACGTGTTCGTCGCGGACGCCGTCGTGCACGCGTACAACCAGGCCGAATCGAACTTCCGAGTGCCGCGGTACGCGCAGCAGGTCGCCGAGATCGGCGTCGGACTGGAGAGCAAGATGCCCGAGGGGTACCGGCGGACCCGCGAGTCGTTCCTCAGCGACTGGCCGATCGAGGAGACCGAGAACTCGCTCTTCCGGGAGAGCCGGACAGACTTCGCCGTCGTTCACCCCCAGTCCATCACGGTGTTCCACGACGGGCTCACCGCCGAGGCGAAGGCCAGGGAGTTCGTCGAGCGCAACCCGACGCGGGCGGCGGCGCTGGCCAGCGTCGACGCCGTCGGGATGGAGGACCCGCAGGCGGAACTGACCCGGCAGGTCGAGGCGTTCGACCCCCACGGCGTGAAGGTGTACCCCTCCTACTGGGAACAGGACGGGACCCACCACGGCTTCAAGATGGACGACCCCGAGGTCGCGTTCCCGCTGTGGGAACACGCCGCCGACCTCGGCCTCGACGTCGTCGCCGTGCACAAGGCACTCCCCTTCGGCGCGGTCCCGATGGACTCGTACAAGGTCGGCGACGTCGAGGAGGCGGCCGCGTCGTTCCCGGATCTCACCTTCGAGATCGTCCACGGCGGGCTCTCGTTCGCCAAGGAGACCGGCTGGCAGATCGCCCGGCACCCCAACGTCTACGTCAATCTCGAACTCACGCTTGCGGAACTCGTCACGTCGCCCGAGTCCTTCGCTGAGACGCTCGAAGACCTCCTCTACGGCGGGGGCGAGCAGGCGCTCGACAAGATCCTCTGGGGCACCGGCGCGCCGCACTTCCACCCCGGTCTCCTGCTCGAACGCTTCTGGGAGTACGACTTCCCGGAGATGAAGAGCTTCTCCGGGACGTTCGAGATCACGAAGGAGGACAAGAAGAAGATCCTCGGTGAGAACTGGGCGGAGGCGCACGGCTTCGATATCGACGAGATCCGATCGGAAACCGAGGACGACCAGTACAGCGACGTCGAACTGACCGACGAGTGGCAGTCCACGGGGTTCGAGGTGGCCGAATGA
- a CDS encoding NYN domain-containing protein yields the protein MDLLGRLYAEDSDGDDPAEPRVALFVDGPNVLRDEFDVDLDDVREAAAAAGQLTAMRLYLDEHATPGLIQAAEARGFEVVVTSGDVDVRLAVDVTRFAVEDRADVIAIASRDTDFKPAIETANAYGCRTFAIAPGEFGRSDALRNAATERVTIEEASDEDDGPTLVGYDG from the coding sequence ATGGACCTCCTGGGACGGCTGTACGCGGAGGACTCCGACGGCGACGACCCCGCGGAACCGCGGGTCGCGCTCTTCGTCGACGGGCCGAACGTCCTCCGCGACGAGTTCGACGTCGACCTCGACGACGTCCGCGAGGCGGCCGCGGCGGCCGGGCAGTTGACCGCGATGCGGCTCTATCTCGACGAACACGCGACGCCGGGGCTGATTCAGGCGGCGGAAGCGCGGGGCTTCGAGGTCGTCGTCACGAGCGGCGACGTCGACGTCCGGCTGGCGGTCGACGTGACCCGCTTCGCCGTCGAGGACCGCGCGGACGTGATCGCCATCGCCTCCCGCGACACCGATTTCAAGCCCGCTATCGAGACCGCGAACGCCTACGGCTGTCGGACGTTCGCCATCGCACCGGGGGAGTTCGGCCGCTCGGACGCCCTGCGGAACGCGGCGACCGAACGCGTCACGATCGAGGAGGCGAGCGACGAGGACGACGGCCCCACCCTGGTCGGGTACGACGGGTAA
- a CDS encoding TatD family hydrolase, whose product MEELGTPVLDNHLHLDPKHGRGLDAVRDFARLGGTHLLVVNKPSWLLGVEPDAGGDFRPVFETTIDVVDRASEILPGTAWPVLGVHPGLVSKLVDDRGFSSAEAGELMRAGLDQAAEFVRDGDALALKSGRPHYDVSDDVWAASNEVMRHAFALGADLDCAVQLHTEASEDLTEVAEWAEERGLPSHRVVKHYAGGTLAGPTPSVMSEKERLEVAAESGAPFLMETDFVDDPDRPGAVLGPKTVPRRVRWLLDEGHGEAVERAHVETPQRVYGIDTRATLSR is encoded by the coding sequence ATGGAAGAGCTCGGAACGCCGGTGCTCGACAACCACCTCCACCTCGACCCGAAGCACGGCCGCGGCCTCGACGCCGTCCGCGACTTCGCGCGTCTCGGCGGGACGCACCTGCTCGTCGTGAACAAGCCGTCGTGGCTCCTCGGCGTCGAGCCCGACGCGGGCGGCGACTTCCGTCCCGTCTTCGAGACCACGATCGACGTCGTCGACCGCGCGAGCGAGATCCTGCCGGGGACGGCGTGGCCCGTCCTCGGCGTCCACCCCGGTCTCGTCTCGAAACTCGTCGACGACCGCGGGTTCTCCTCCGCGGAGGCGGGCGAACTGATGCGCGCGGGGTTGGATCAGGCAGCCGAGTTCGTCCGCGACGGCGACGCGCTCGCGCTGAAGTCCGGCCGACCGCACTACGACGTCTCCGATGACGTGTGGGCGGCCTCAAACGAGGTGATGCGGCACGCGTTCGCGCTGGGCGCGGACCTCGACTGCGCCGTGCAGTTGCACACCGAGGCGTCCGAGGACCTGACCGAGGTGGCCGAGTGGGCCGAGGAGCGCGGCCTGCCGTCCCACCGGGTCGTCAAGCACTACGCCGGCGGCACGCTGGCCGGGCCGACGCCGAGCGTGATGAGCGAGAAAGAGCGACTGGAAGTCGCCGCCGAGTCGGGCGCGCCGTTCCTGATGGAGACGGACTTCGTCGACGACCCCGACCGCCCGGGCGCGGTCCTGGGTCCGAAGACCGTCCCGCGGCGCGTCCGGTGGCTGCTCGACGAGGGCCACGGTGAGGCCGTCGAGCGCGCCCACGTGGAGACGCCGCAGCGGGTCTACGGGATCGACACGCGCGCGACGCTGTCGCGGTGA
- a CDS encoding DUF2150 family protein, which yields MTEAEETYYTEERWQNWLSRVEEEELDPENEDSARLLLNLQDDAAIAVAKIVSAYEEDRLDDEEAIEELERVRTIVLSEPELDIEDDAAREDKEMLVDGVQTSLVCVFYAAEEYIVAGAAEEAPLSEYVEAAAAAEQDDDMDAALGYLVQAGTRIIVGDELDMAVVDDLEYGLVSEWVNGLDSLQSAMSDPEVVEEEEDDD from the coding sequence ATGACCGAGGCCGAGGAGACCTACTACACCGAAGAACGCTGGCAGAACTGGCTCTCCCGCGTCGAAGAGGAAGAGCTCGATCCCGAGAACGAAGACTCCGCGCGATTGCTCCTGAATCTCCAGGACGACGCCGCCATCGCGGTGGCGAAGATCGTCTCCGCGTACGAGGAGGATCGGCTCGACGACGAGGAAGCGATCGAAGAACTCGAACGCGTCCGGACGATCGTCCTCTCGGAGCCCGAACTGGACATCGAGGATGACGCCGCGCGCGAGGACAAAGAGATGCTCGTCGACGGCGTCCAGACGAGCCTCGTCTGCGTCTTCTACGCCGCGGAGGAGTACATCGTCGCCGGCGCGGCCGAGGAGGCCCCGCTCTCGGAGTACGTCGAAGCCGCGGCGGCCGCCGAGCAGGACGACGATATGGACGCCGCACTGGGCTACCTCGTGCAGGCCGGCACGCGGATCATCGTCGGCGACGAACTCGATATGGCCGTCGTCGACGACCTGGAGTACGGCCTCGTCTCCGAGTGGGTCAACGGCCTCGACAGCCTCCAGAGCGCGATGAGCGACCCCGAAGTCGTCGAAGAAGAGGAAGACGACGACTGA